A single Perognathus longimembris pacificus isolate PPM17 chromosome 17, ASM2315922v1, whole genome shotgun sequence DNA region contains:
- the Pipox gene encoding peroxisomal sarcosine oxidase, translating into MTAQKGLWDAIVIGAGIQGCFSAYHLAKHGKRVLLLEQFFLPHSRGSSHGQSRIIRKAYVEDFYTQMMDECYQLWAQLEHEAGNQLHRPTQLLFLGMKENTELKTIQDTLSRQRVEHQYLSPEELKQHFPNIRFTRGEVGLLDKTGGVLYADKALSALQNAIRQLGGKMCDGEKVVEIRPGQPAVVKTTSKSYQAKSLIITAGPWTKNLLSPLGIELPLQVLRINVCYWREKVSGSYSVSQAFPCILGLDMAPHHIYGIPSGEYPGLMKVCYHYGNNVDPDKRDCPTAFSDIPDIQILRHFVRDYLPDLNPEPDIMERCMYTNTPDKHFILDCHPKYDNIVIGAGFSGHGFKLAPVVGKILYELSMKLTPSYDLTPFRISRFSGLGKAYL; encoded by the exons ATGACTGCTCAGAAAGGTCTCTGGGATGCCATTGTGATCGGGGCAGGCATCCAGGGCTGCTTCTCTGCTTACCACCTGGCCAAACATGGGAAGAGGGTCCTCTTGCTGGAGCAG TTCTTTCTACCACACTCCCGAGGAAGCTCCCATGGACAGAGCCGCATAATCCGGAAGGCATACGTTGAAGACTTCTATACACAGATGATGGATGAGTGCTATCAGCTGTGGGCCCAGCTGGAGCACGAAGCTGGAAACCAACTGCACAG gccAACTCAACTCCTGTTTCTGGGAATGAAGGAGAATACAGAATTAAAGACAATCCAGGACACTCTGTCTAGACAAAGAGTCGAACACCAATATCTTTCACCCGAGGAGTTAAAGCAACATTTCCCCAACATTCGATTCACCAGGGGAGAAGTGGGGCTCCTGGACAAAACCGGAGGTGTCCTCTATGCGGACAAGGCCCTTAGTGCCCTTCAG AATGCAATTCGCCAGCTAGGAGGCAAAATGTGTGATGGAGAGAAAGTGGTGGAGATAAGACCTGGGCAACCAGCTGTGGTGAAGACTACCTCTAAGAGCTACCAAGCCAAGAGCTTGATCATCACAGCTGGTCCTTGGACCAAGAACCTCCTCAGTCCTCTGGGAATTGAGTTACCTCTCCAG GTCCTGCGGATCAATGTGTGTTACTGGAGAGAGAAGGTTTCTGGGAGCTACAGTGTGTCCCAGGCATTTCCATGCATCCTGGGCCTGGACATGGCTCCCCATCATATCTATGGGATCCCTTCAGGGGAGTACCCAGGGCTGATGAAG GTCTGCTATCATTACGGAAATAATGTGGACCCTGACAAGCGGGACTGCCCCACAGCCTTCTCAGACATCCCAGACATCCAGATCCTAAGGCACTTTGTCAGAGACTACTTACCTGACCTGAATCCTGAGCCAGACATCATGGAGCGCTGTATGTACACG AACACTCCTGACAAGCATTTCATTCTTGATTGCCACCCAAAGTATGACAACATTGTCATTGGCGCTGGATTCTCTG GGCATGGATTTAAGCTGGCCCCTGTTGTGGGGAAGATCTTGTATGAACTAAGCATGAAGTTAACACCATCCTATGACTTGACACCTTTTCGAATCAGTCGCTTCTCTGGCCTGGGCAAAGCCTATCTTTGA